Proteins found in one Pseudomonas marvdashtae genomic segment:
- a CDS encoding MarR family winged helix-turn-helix transcriptional regulator — translation MNTQRDTPDPCEALLLDNQVCFALHSTSLLMTKVYKPLLQALGLTYPQYLAMMVLWEKDGLTVGEISNRLLTDPGSLTPLLKRLEAEGLLSRTRSREDERVVIVELTEQGRALQKKALDIPQCILAASGQTLEQLKKLQRDLQELRGHLQDSL, via the coding sequence ATGAACACCCAACGCGACACTCCCGACCCTTGCGAAGCCCTGTTATTGGATAATCAGGTTTGTTTCGCGCTGCATTCAACGTCACTGTTGATGACCAAGGTCTATAAGCCGCTGCTCCAGGCGCTGGGCCTGACCTACCCGCAATATTTGGCCATGATGGTGTTGTGGGAAAAAGATGGTTTGACCGTCGGTGAAATCAGCAACCGCCTGCTCACCGACCCGGGCTCGCTGACGCCGCTGCTCAAGCGCCTGGAGGCCGAAGGCCTGTTGAGCCGCACCCGTAGCCGCGAGGATGAGCGCGTGGTCATCGTCGAACTCACCGAACAAGGTCGCGCCCTGCAGAAGAAGGCCCTGGATATTCCGCAATGCATCCTCGCCGCCAGTGGCCAGACGCTGGAGCAATTGAAAAAGCTGCAACGTGACCTGCAAGAACTGCGCGGGCATCTGCAAGACAGCCTCTGA
- a CDS encoding TSUP family transporter has protein sequence MIEVVQYLLLGAALGTLGGLFGIGGGLIAIPVLGVWFGLDQQIAQGTALVMVVPNVMLALWRYHQRNRIELRHVLPLASMGFCFAWLGSIWAVGIDAESMRIGFVVFLIVLAAYNLIRMFAATAPASAQMRHGWPWLGVLGAASGTMGGLFGVGGAVVATPILTSVFGTSQVVAQGLSLSLALPSTGVTLATYAFHHEVDWWIGLPLAVGGLMSISWGVKVAHALPERLLRGLFCGFLVLCAVLLVFKV, from the coding sequence GTGATTGAGGTCGTGCAATATTTGCTGTTGGGCGCCGCGCTGGGCACGTTGGGGGGATTGTTCGGAATCGGCGGTGGACTGATCGCCATTCCGGTGCTGGGCGTATGGTTTGGCCTGGACCAGCAGATTGCCCAAGGCACGGCATTGGTGATGGTGGTTCCCAATGTGATGCTGGCGCTGTGGCGTTACCACCAACGCAATCGCATTGAGTTGCGCCATGTGTTGCCGTTGGCGTCCATGGGGTTCTGTTTCGCGTGGCTCGGCTCTATCTGGGCTGTAGGCATTGACGCAGAGAGCATGCGGATTGGCTTCGTGGTGTTCCTGATTGTTCTGGCGGCCTACAACCTTATCCGAATGTTCGCCGCGACGGCGCCGGCTTCGGCACAGATGCGTCATGGCTGGCCATGGCTCGGTGTGCTAGGAGCAGCGTCGGGGACAATGGGCGGGCTGTTCGGCGTTGGCGGGGCCGTTGTCGCCACGCCGATTCTTACCAGCGTATTCGGTACAAGCCAAGTGGTCGCCCAAGGCCTGTCCCTGTCTCTGGCGCTGCCGAGCACGGGCGTGACGCTCGCCACCTATGCGTTTCACCATGAGGTGGACTGGTGGATCGGGCTGCCGCTGGCGGTCGGCGGGTTGATGAGCATCAGTTGGGGCGTCAAGGTCGCCCACGCCTTGCCAGAGCGATTGCTGCGTGGGCTGTTCTGCGGTTTCCTGGTGCTGTGCGCGGTGTTGCTCGTCTTTAAAGTTTGA